The DNA window ATTGAGTTAACGGAACGTGAGCACGATCAGCGCGACGTTCAAGGCGACGATCAAGGTGGCGGCGACGACCGCGAAGACCGTGGTGAGGCGGTGGTTGACGTCGACACCGAGGACGTCGACGCGGGCGGTCAGCGCCACCAGCGGGATCAGCGCGAACGGGACGCCGAACGACAGCACCACCTGGGAGAGCACGAGCGCCCAGGTCGGTTCCACTCCAGCGGCGAGGACAGCCAGGGCGGGAACCAACGTCGCGAGACGTCGGAGCAGCAGCGGGATCCGTCGGCGCAGCAGGCCCTGCATGATCACCGCTCCGGCGTAGCAGCCGACTGAGGTGCTGGCGAATCCGGACGCGAGCAGCCCGACGGCGAAGAACGTGGCGACCACCGGCCCGAGCACCTGCCCGAGACCGTCGTGCGCTCCGGCCAGCGTGTCGACACCCTCGCGGCCGAACAACGTGCTGGCCGCGGCGAGCACCATCGCGAGGTTGACGCTGCCGGCGAGCACCATGGCGACGATCACGTCGACTCGGGTGGCCATGAGCACCTGCCGGAGCCGGCGGCCCGTGGGCCGGCCGTGGCGGTCGCGGGCGAGCGCGGAGTGCAGGTAGACAGCGTGCGGCATCACCGTCGCACCGAGCATGCCGGCGGCGAGCAGGACGCTGTTGGCTCCCTCGAACCGGGGAACGAGGCCACCGGCCACGCCGGCCGGATCGGGTGGGGACACGACGAGGCTGGCGAAGAAACCCACCGCGATCACCAGCAACAGACCGGTGATGACCCGTTCGAACGGACGCTGCCCGCGGCGGTCCTGCACGGCGAGCAGCGCCATCGACACCACGCCGGTGATGACACCGCCGACCAGCAGCGGCAGGCCGAACAGCAGCTGCAGCGCGATCGCGCCACCGATGACCTCCGCGACATCGGTGGCCACCGCGACGAGCTCGGCCTGACCCCAGTAGGCCAGCCGGAACGGGCGCGGAAGCCGGTCCCGGATCGCCTCAGGCAGAGACTGACCGGTGACCACGCCGAGCTTCGCGGACAGGTACTGGATCAGGCCCGCCATCAGGTTGGCGGCCACGATCACCCAGACGAGCAGGTAGCCGTACTCCGCGCCCGCGGTGACGTTCGTCGCCACGTTGCCGGGATCGACGTACGCGATCGCCGCGACGAACGCCGGGCCCAGCAGCAACAGGCTCGACCGCGCGCGCCCGGTTCGTTCTCGCAAGCTCATCCCGGTCGACAAGACTGCCCCTCCTCGGCGGTTCGGTCTGTGGAGCATGACTCTGCCGGCGCTGATGGGCGCCGGCAGAGTCAGGGGGTGATGGTGAGGATTGTTCCGGCTGTCTACTTCGGCATCAGGACGGTGTCGATGAGGTAGACGGTGGCGTTGGCGGTTTGGACTCCGCCGCAGATGACGGTGGCGTCGTTGACCTTGAGGTCGTCACCCGAGCCGGTGACGGTGACGGTGCCGCCTTGGACGGTCTTGTGTTCACCGGCGATCTTGTCGGGGGCGATCTGGCCGGCGATGACGTGGTAGGTGAGGATCTTCGACAGCTGAGCGTCGTCGGTCTTCAGCGTCTCGATGGTCTTGGCGTCGATCTTGGCGAACGCGTCGTCGACCGGCGCGAACACGGTGAACTCGGCGCCGTTGAGGGTGTCGACGAGGTTGACCTTCGGGTTCAACTTCCCCGACACCGCCGACACCAGGGTCTTCAGCAGCGGGTTGTTGCCCGCCGCGACCGCGACCGGGTCCTTGGCCATACCCTCGACCGAACCCGGCCCGGACGGCACCTGGTCGGCGTAGCCGGCGCACCCGGCGCCGACCATGCCCGCGCCCATCGCGTCCGGCGCCTCAGAAGACGCGCTCGTCGTGGGGGCGGGCTCGTTCTGCGTCGTGGGCTCGGCGGTGTTGCCACAGGCCGCACCCACCATGGCCAGCAGCCCCACACCGGCGAACATCACGCCGAAGCGGAATCGAGATCGGATGGTCTTCATGAGGTGGTGCTCCCTCTGTCGTAGACGCGCCTCGCGCTATGGAGGCCGATGACTTGCTCCCCGCTCGGCACATCCGGGTGGGAGTCCGGCACGCGGACGATGCACAAGAACGCCAGTGCGCTCGAGCTGTGGTGCCGCATCGTCTGCATGACCGGCATTCGCGGCTACTCAGCGGATGGATGGGTCGAATCTCGAGGAATTTGTCCACTTCTTCGGGAGCACGACGAAAGACACGCCGCCCGCGAGGGACGGCGTGTCTTTTCGGTAAGAGGCGTTTGACCTTCAGGCGAAGGGGATCTGGGCGATCGTCGGCAGGGTGGGAGTCTGCGACCCACCCGCGGGCTCGACCGTGAGGCCGAACCCGTCGGCACCGACGATGCCACCCCGAAGGACCCGAGTCACCTTGCCCGGCTCCGCTCCCCCACCGGACGCGGGAACGTGGACGACGCCAGCGGAACGGGCAGCCGTTCCATGCAACATCCACAGTTGGTAGCTGCGATCGTCCGCGTTGGCGGGAAGCTCGTTGAAGACCGCTACGGCCGCGTCGTGCGACGGCGAACTGACCAACGTGACCCGGCCGCCACCGGTGACCGTCGCGTGTCGAGTGGTGGAGTCCGGAGCGCTCAGGATGCTGGTGATCTCGTCGCGCGCCTGATCGGCCAGTCGGGTCTGCTGCGACTGGGACGTGGCGATGCCGATGCCCACTCCGGCGCCGCCGGTGACGAGGACCAACGCCGCGGCGGCGGCGAGGATCCGAGGCTGCCGCCACAGCGGAGTACGCGTACCGCTCGCTGCCGCGTCTCCCTCGCGACGAGAACGCGCGGACCCGATGTGGCGAGGCATGGGTGGCAGCTGCCGGGTCTCCGCGACCTCGGCCAGTACCCGGGATCGCAAGCCGGACGGCAGAACCACGCCGTCGGAGGCGCCCGCTCCCAGTCGAGCCGCGGTGAGGCGGAAGTCCTCGACGTCGGCCGGGCAGGTGTCGCACTCGTCGAGATGTTGTTCGAACGCGGCCCGCTCAGCCAGCGGAAGCGCGTCGAGTGCGTAGGGGCCTGCCAACGAGTGCGGGTCGGCTCCCTTGTTCAGGTCGTTCGTCATCGTGTCGTCTCCACGCCCAAGCAATCGCGGAGCCGGACCAGGCCGTCCCGCATCCGCGT is part of the Tenggerimyces flavus genome and encodes:
- a CDS encoding Nramp family divalent metal transporter; its protein translation is MSLRERTGRARSSLLLLGPAFVAAIAYVDPGNVATNVTAGAEYGYLLVWVIVAANLMAGLIQYLSAKLGVVTGQSLPEAIRDRLPRPFRLAYWGQAELVAVATDVAEVIGGAIALQLLFGLPLLVGGVITGVVSMALLAVQDRRGQRPFERVITGLLLVIAVGFFASLVVSPPDPAGVAGGLVPRFEGANSVLLAAGMLGATVMPHAVYLHSALARDRHGRPTGRRLRQVLMATRVDVIVAMVLAGSVNLAMVLAAASTLFGREGVDTLAGAHDGLGQVLGPVVATFFAVGLLASGFASTSVGCYAGAVIMQGLLRRRIPLLLRRLATLVPALAVLAAGVEPTWALVLSQVVLSFGVPFALIPLVALTARVDVLGVDVNHRLTTVFAVVAATLIVALNVALIVLTFR
- a CDS encoding fasciclin domain-containing protein, with the protein product MKTIRSRFRFGVMFAGVGLLAMVGAACGNTAEPTTQNEPAPTTSASSEAPDAMGAGMVGAGCAGYADQVPSGPGSVEGMAKDPVAVAAGNNPLLKTLVSAVSGKLNPKVNLVDTLNGAEFTVFAPVDDAFAKIDAKTIETLKTDDAQLSKILTYHVIAGQIAPDKIAGEHKTVQGGTVTVTGSGDDLKVNDATVICGGVQTANATVYLIDTVLMPK
- a CDS encoding anti-sigma factor; its protein translation is MTNDLNKGADPHSLAGPYALDALPLAERAAFEQHLDECDTCPADVEDFRLTAARLGAGASDGVVLPSGLRSRVLAEVAETRQLPPMPRHIGSARSRREGDAAASGTRTPLWRQPRILAAAAALVLVTGGAGVGIGIATSQSQQTRLADQARDEITSILSAPDSTTRHATVTGGGRVTLVSSPSHDAAVAVFNELPANADDRSYQLWMLHGTAARSAGVVHVPASGGGAEPGKVTRVLRGGIVGADGFGLTVEPAGGSQTPTLPTIAQIPFA